The sequence AATGCATTTAAACGAAACCAGAAAACTAACCTCGCAAATGACTTTGCACAATTCAGACCTAGAAAAGCCAAACTTTAAAAACTTCTACGCAAGCCATTTAACGCCTTGCTAAGCGGATTAAAATGGTTGGTTAAAATCGCGCAGCGATAACCAACTGTTTTAATTCCGTTTAAGCAACTTGTTAGTTGCCATTTTTCGATTAAATTGATTCTGCTTGTTGTTCAGAAACAACTGCAGGCTTAGACCATTTCATGATTGCACGAAGATTCATACCCATAAAAATCAAATTCGCGATTACCATTGCTAAACTGCCAGTAAAATAGCCAACAGCAATCCAACTTGAATTCCCACACATCATAAGAATAAATCCAATTTTATTCTTATTGCCTATTTGCCAGATCGCTAGAAAGGTAAGCACCATTGCGATCCAATCTATTCCGTAAAATTGTAAATATTCCATATTACTCTTGGCAACTAACGCCTCGTTAAGCGGATAAAAATGGTTGGCTATAATCGCGAAGCGATGGCCAACTGTTTTTATTCCGTTTAAACGACTTGTTATGCATTTTCTGATTCGATATACCTGCATTTTGGAAATGCTCTACACCCTAAAAACTCG comes from Psychromonas sp. psych-6C06 and encodes:
- a CDS encoding PnuC protein translates to MEYLQFYGIDWIAMVLTFLAIWQIGNKNKIGFILMMCGNSSWIAVGYFTGSLAMVIANLIFMGMNLRAIMKWSKPAVVSEQQAESI